aatttttaggAAATTCTGAGCCATTACCTCTTCAAACATTGCTCCTGCcttgttctctctcctcttctcctggGATTCTgtatgttggatttttttttggatGTGACCCACATGTCCTTTATTCCCTTATCTCCCCTCTGCCTCCACAAATTCCTTTATGTCTTTATAAATCAGTCTGGATATTTTCTAATAACCTGTTTTGAcctatctttcatcttttctgctgTGACTAATCATCTGGTTTACTGTTCTACTTGTTATTGTAGTGAAAACTCATAAAATTTATCTTAACCATTCTAAGTATATGGTTCAGTAGTGTTTAGTATGTTCACATCAGGTAACCAACCTTCAGAACTTCTCCATctgggaaaactgaagctcaatATCCATTAAACAACTTTTCACAGCCCCTTCCTCCCAGTTGCTGGCAAcaatcattctattttctgtctctatgaatatgactactctagatacctcacataagtggaatcattcagtatttgcctttttgtgactggcttatttcacttaccgtAATTCCTCaagattcctccatgttgtagcatgcgttggaatttccttcctttttaaggctgtatTCATAGTATGTATAtcccatattttgtttatccattcatctgtggatgggCACACAGATGGCTTCCACcccttggctactgtgaatagtatggctatgaacatggatgtgcaaatatttctttggaatcctgctttcagttcttttggatatatatccaggagtggaactgctgaatcatatggtaattcaatGTTTAATTGAGAAACTGtgatactgttttccacagtggctgcatctttttttttttgttagtttttatttcataatcataaacttaaCTCTGCAATCCAGCTATATGTGGAGGGATATAATGAAAATGTAGAACTCAAAGAACTGCAGTGAGAATACAAATACTATAGGATACTGTGAGCAAATGGGGTGGAATGGTGCTCTCCTGAGCTACAAAAGGAAAGGTCTGGTGGTTAAGATAAAACAGAAGTGAAATTTATTAGAGTTGTCTGCAGTTGGCAATGGTGATCTTCTTGCTTGTCTTGCCATTCCTGGACCCAAAGCATTCCATGGCTTCCACAATATGCATGCCCTCTTTCACCTTGCCAAAGATCACATGCTTGCCATCCAACCACTTGGCCAtggcagtgcagatgaaaaactgggaaccaTTTGTTTTGGGTCCAGCATTTGCCATGGACAAGATGCCAAGACCTGTATGCTTCATAATAAAGTTCTTATCAAATTTATCCCCATAGATGGACTTGCCCTCAATGCCATTATGGTGTGTGAAGTCATCACCCTGGCATATAAACTctggaataattctgtgaaagcaggaaTCTTAATAACCAAATCCTTTGTCTTTATTGTTCAGAGTGTGAAAGTTTTCTCCTGTCTTCGGAAATGTGTCTGCAAATAGCTGAAAGATGTCTCCCAAGGGCTTGCTGTTGATGATGCTGAAGGGCACAGTGGGGATGACCATGGCCTAGTGACAGGGGCTGTTGGGGGGCCGCAGTGTCTGCAAAGccagctgcatcattttatattcccaccaacaatgcacagGTGTTCCAATTTCTACATCCTTGTCAatgcttattaattttatttgttttaatagtgGCCATCCTAATTGGTGTgatgtgatatctcattgtggtttgatttgcattttcctgatgatttgtGGTATTGAGCATATTtgcatatgcttgttggctgtttgcatatcatctttggagaaatgagtattcaagtcctttgtatattttttaattgggttattttgtttttaagttgtataagttgtttatataatttggatattaaccctttattagatgtgtgacttgcaaatattttctcatagtctgtaggctgtcttttcactctaATAATTGTGTCCTCTGATAcccagaagttttaaattttaatatagtccaatttgtctatttttacatttgttgcctgtgcttttgttgtcatatccaagaaatacATACAATGTCTTAAtgcttttttcctatgttttcttccaagagttgTACAGTTTTAGGTCCTACACTTAGGTCTTTGgaccattttgagttaacttttgcatATGATATAaagtaagggtccaacttcattcttttgcatatgaatatacagttttcctaacaccactTGTTGAAGAGAccatcttttccccattgaatggtcttggcatccttgtGGAGAATCATTTGACTATATATATGAGGGTTTATTTTTGGGCTCGCCATTGTCTAATTTGATTTTATACCCATTgattgagttcttaatttcagttattgCAATTCTCAGCTCTAGAAtatccatttgattctttttatcttCCACAAGTTCCAATTATCTGGGGGGAAATTTcccttttacttattttctccttgtcttctattttcttgaaCACATTATCATTGTTATTTCAAGTCCTGGTCTTAACTCCACAGCCTGAATCATCTGTGGGCATATTTCTATTGTGTGCTCTTTCTCTTGGTTTTCAGTCTCATTTCTTGAATGTCTAGTATAATTTTACTAAAGGCTTGACATTGTGTCTAAGAAGGTGTCGAGGCTCCATATGATGTTATCTTCTAAAGAGAGCATTCATACATTCTTTAGCTTGGCAAATAGACAATAAACTTAATTCAATAGCTGACTGAATTTGGGCTGCTATGCCATTGTGTAAAGGCTACAGTTGGCAATGGTGATcttcttgctggtcttgccattCCTAGACCCAAATTTCACTTACCCTTAGTTTTGTCCCTTCATAAAAGGCACAAATCTCCAGACTTTCCAAATGAAATCCCGGGATAGTCATCAAAAGCCTCTTGCCCTCAATGCTGGGTCTTGAACTCTAGTACTAGTCTCCTAAAAACGGTTTTTCACAGCTTTCTACTTGGCTTTCTGGTCTCCTGTGTTTTGTAGCTTCAGAATTTGCCAATGTATTGTGAAGAGTACTAGGCTCACATCTGTCTTTCCCTTCTCAGCAGGATCTTAGCCCTTCTAGTATTCAATCTTATTTCTCTAGCCCTGCATGACTTCTAAAGgctgtttttttctctgcctaGATCAGCCTCCTGTATTGTAGCAgatcattctctcttttttaaaaaaagcttgcatttccatctttttcctctttataatTCCGTTTGGctattttccataattttctgctttcattttctcttctgctgCACCTAGTCCATTTTTCTAAGATTGTTGAACTTCTTCCTTCCTTGTAAAAAACTCCTTAGAAATTAGGTTTAAAATTCCTTtatctgtaatataatttgaaaatactgtTCCTGGCTTTTCATTTTGtccattgtgtttatttgaaatgcaagttttttaaaaaaattaagttattcaTCTTTTTCCTTAGTGTATATGAATTTTGAGTCAATTAGGAATTTTTCCCTATATCCAAGTTACAGAGAAATTCCCATGCATTCTATTTGTCCTTGTATGAAGTCATTTTGTTACACTTATTTTAATCTCTGAtccatttaaaatttatcttggtGTGTAGTGAAGGAatggatgtaatttttttttttttttttttgagatggagtctcactctattgcccaggctggagtgcagcagcatgatctcggctcactgcaacctctgcctcctgggttcaagtgattcttctgccccaccctcctgagtaactgggattacaggtgtgcaccagctaatttttttgtatttttagtacagacagagtttcaacatgttggccaggctggtcttgaactcctgacctcaggtgatccacctgcctccgcctcccaaagtgctgggattataggcatgagccaccatacctggtggAATGgatacaattttatcttttcctctATTTAGCATTAAAACACACATTTCCTTTCACTGATGAGATGCTGCCTTTACAGTATTCAAAATTGCCATATGCAATTAGTTTTCTATTCTTTCCCATTGGTTTGTGCATTCATGCAGCAATATCAAACTACATTAATTAAAGGCTTCATGTACATTTAATGTCTTCTAGGTTAAATCCTCCTCTTCTCCCActgttctttttttcagtttctctaaTTATTCTTGATCGTTTCTTCTTTGAGATGAACTTAAACAATTATTAATAGCTTGCCTGGCACCAGAAAAAAACATGGCATTTTTGTTATTGCATTAAAATGACACATTAACTTAAGAAAACTGACATTATATGATGCTGAGACTTCACATGCAAGAACATGGTTAagtctttccatttgttcaagcctagtttgcatttttcagaagagttttaaattttggagatTTTAGAAAAACTTGCCTGAggtattgtcttttaaaattctcttacaacttctgtttttttttttttaattgtatatatgaaaagtatttatttttgtatgataACTGTACTGATTTCTGGCTTAATCTGTTTTGGTCAATATCCATTTCCATGCTAAGTACTTTAAATCTTTGGAAATTTGTTgagtccttttttatggctaagtcATATGTTAAGTGTTCACATATGATAAACGTTCCTTCCTTGTgcatgtaaaagaataaattttgggctgagcatggtggctcacacctgtaatcccagcactttgggaggccgaggcggcaggatcatgaggtcaggagttcgagatcagcctggccaatatggtgaaaccccatctctactaaaacatacaaaaattagctgggcgtggtggtgcacacctgtagttccagctactcgggaggctgaggcaggagaatcacttgaaccagggaggcggaggttgcagtgagccaagatagcaccactgcactccagcctgggcaatagagcaagactctgcctcaaaaaaaaaaaaaaaaaaaaaaaaaaaaaaaaaaagaattttgtcaCTGCTGGATGCAGTGCTTATATGTCAACTAGGTCCAGTttgtaattgtggtttttttcGTCTGATATAATAATAACTGCTATcagttattataattttattcaaaactACTTCAATTAGGAATATGTCTATTTCTTCTGCCAGTTATGTCACTAATGCttaccttatatattttagactATATTCTTAGGTTCATACTGTTTACAGAACATACCTACCTGTGAATTAAATCTATATTACTTTCCTATAGCTACTGTGACAAATTAACACATACtttgtggtttaaaacaataaaaatgtattctttcacagCTGTTAAGGCAGGAGGTCCAAAATCAGTATCATTGGGTCAAAGTCAATGTGTCAGCAGGGTTGTGCTCCCTTCAGAGGATGAAGAGAATCTGTTACTTCCCTCTTCTGGTTTCTTGTAGCTGCTGGCATTCCTTTGCTTGTGGCTACATAACTCTGCCTCTATTGTCACACAACCTTCTCTTCTGGAttaagtctctctctgtctccttctttaTAAGAATACATGTGATTGGCTTTAGgacctagataatccaggataaactggataatccaggataattggTCCATCTCCAGATCCTCAATTTTATCTGCAAAGTCCTCTTCTTTCCATACTGTGTATGTACATAGttttcacaggttccagggattagaacATGGATACCTTTGTGGGGGACACTATTCAGCCTGCCACAGATCCctttattgttataaaatattccaCTTTAGTAACGATTCTTATTATAAAGTTTACTTTCTCTGACAAGGGTATAGTTATAtagctgttattttttaatttaatttaatttaatttaattttaaatctagCCCACATTTAATTCTTAAGTTACACAGTCTTTCTCCATTTAACTACTGATGTACTTGGGTCTATATTTGCCATTGTACTATTTGTGCTCTACTTTTATGTACCTTTATCTTCCTTGACTTCCTTTGGATTAATCAAATGTTCTACATGATTCCATTTTCCTTCTattaagttacattttaaaataatttttagttgttAGCCTAGAGCTTAAAACATGCTTTTTTACTTATTAAAGCCAATACAAATTATTACTTTTACTACTTGGCTGATACCAATTAAGCCTTAGGACTTTTAAACTCCATTTGCTTCCCTCTCATCATTAATGTTATTGTTACCATGAATTTCAGATATACAGTACATAAAATTGAAACTCCTCAGggtgtacaattattattttgtacAGTTACTATTCATTTACATATGTTTCCCagtgttcttcattctttcttccaagTCCATATTTCTATCTGGGATTATTTTCCTGATGAACTTCCTTTAATTTTTCAATGCAGGCCTACTGGTACCaaattctctctgtttttgtttgtttgaacacATATTTATCTTGCCTTAATCTTTTAAGATGATTTTGGCTGGTTTAGAATTCTAAGCTTGCAGTTTTCTTATTCTTGCACTTTAAACATGTTGTTACAATGGCTTCTAGTTTCTATCATTTCTGTTCAGAAGCTAACAGTCTCATTGTTGCAACTGTGAAGGCAACTGGCGAATTAAAGATGGGCTACATATTCTTTGTCACTACCATCAGGTAGAGGATATTTTCCCTGTCTGTAATTTTGAGCAGGCCCCAGGACTTGCTTTGAAAGGCAGCATGGATGAAGTAGTGCTGCTTCAGTTTTATGCACAAGCTCTGAGAGGCCTGGCCCGGATGCTTCTGCTTTCACCCTCTTGGAGCCCTCAGCCATCATCTGAAATGGCCCAGGACCCTGCTGGAGAGGGAATTGCAGCTGTGCCCCAGCTAATGCAGCCACCCCAGTTGAGGCACCAGACATTTGAGTAAAGCCATCTTTGGTGGCCAGCCCCAGGGGAGTCCCCACATGTCTGCAGTTGTGTAAATGACTCCAGGTGAGACCAGAAGAAATGCCCAGCTGAGTCCAGTTCAGACTGTAGAATCTTAAGCAAAGAATAGTTTTGTTTTAAGGTAGTaaattttggggtgatttgttaggCAGAAAAAGATAACTGAAATAGTATTTCGTATTTAAATAGAGCATTGCCATGGTAGAAACTTAAGACATGTAGCACTAGTTTGGGGACTGGGTTATAGACATTTGGTGGAAAAGCAGCAAAGAGACTACTAATGGAAGCCGGAAAACCACTGAGGAAATAGGTATTTCAGGCTGGACAGAAGCCATGTAATCTACTGACAAAATAAGTGAGACTGTATCTTGGAAGATACAAAAAGTACCTAGTGAAGTTATATATCTGGCTAAGGTTTCCAGGAAGAATGCTGAAAGTGATAagcaatttttcaaaaaacaccTGTAAAAGGtattaaaagagagaagaactaaACAAGGAACTGCTCAGTTTCAAGCAGAATTTAGAGGAACATACTTTCAACCTGGGACTTGCAGGgttacaaaataaaactttctcgTTACCAGTTTCTCCAGCAAAAGgttctgaagttaaaaaaaaaaaaaaaaaaaaaaaaatccagagcgTTAACAGTAGGACTATGGTCTCAGGGTCAAGATAAAATAAAGGACATGCAATACAACCTTGTTACTACTACAGATGCTCCCTCACTTACAGTGGGGTTATGTCTTAATAAACCCATCGTAAGCTGAAAATATTAAGTTGAAATGCATTCAGTACACCTAACCTACCATACATCATAGCTTAACCTGTCATtgcttaaatgtgctcagaacacttacattatgCTATAGTTgaacaaaatcatctaacacaaagcctattttataatgaagTGATGAATATCTCATGATTTACTGAATAGTGTactgaatataaaaaatagaatggttgtatgggtagtTGAAGTATGGTTgctactgaatgcatattgctttcaTACCATCCTAAAGTAAAAGAATTctaagttgaaccatcataagttgaCGACCACCTGTACTTCAGAAAGATTTACGCCAGTGCCTAGCGGATGCTCTTAGTTAGACAAAAGGCATCTAAGACTCTAAAGGGTATCATCCCTGATTCACATTCAAAGTATATAGAGGACTTCTTGAAGAAATTTGTGGGTGTGGCTTCTCTCTGGTGGGGTGAGTGATTTATAATTTGAAAGTCCACGaagttttttaaagaagttgTGCCAGTGTGGATAACTGTGCCAGTTGGGACAGAGGCTAGAAGCAGGCTGAGAAAGCTATTCAGCTACAAAAACAGGACATTTCTCGTGGACAAGGAAAGACAGCTCAAAGAAAAAGTCAAgaactgagaaacagaaaagggaGCCAACTTCAGAGAACCAAAATAGACTAATCAAACGTTCCCTACCCCTGGAATTGGGGGAATTGGTGACATACAGCCAGACGGAGTTCACAACTGCCATGGGATTGCTATATGCCTTCAATTTCCTCTCTTGTAAATTTAGTCAATTGATGTGACATCATATCCTTGCCATAACGATGTAGGTTGTATGTGCAGGGGTGGATTATGACCaataactttttgtttaaatTCATAGGTTTACAGGTGAAGAGAAGCTGTATCTGAGGAGTCTCTTCCATACACAGGAATCCTCTCTTATCTGGGGgggaatatgttccaagacccccagtgtatgcctgaaactgtggatagtaccGAACCTTATACAcactattattttttcctatatacacacctatgataaagtttaatttataaattagatacagtaagagattaataacaataaaacagtaattaaaataatacactGTAATAGAAGTTGTGTGGATGTGGTCTGCATCTTTCTCTACctcaaaatgtcttattttactgTACTCATCTATTTTTGAACCTcagttgactgtgggtaactgaaaacCATGTAAAGCGAAACCACAGTTGAGGAGGAACTACTGTACACAAGTAGACTCTGAGCCTGATGCCATAATTGGATGGGACTGTGGGGTTCTTGGGTGGGTGTCATTTTGCACGTaggaggaatttaaaaaatttgagccAGTAGGAAGACTCGGGCAAATGAGAGATGCCCTAAAATTCTATTTGCCCTCCTCTTCACCCATGTCTTATCAAGAAGTGAAGTCCTATCTGTTTCCTTGAATCTCAGCTGGTTTTGTGATGACTGGCTCTGACCAACAAGAATGCAGTTGAAATGATGCTGTATCAGTTTCTAGGCTTTGAGAAGCTGGGTAGATTCTGTTTTTTACCCTTCTGAAGCCCTGACCCATCACGTGATTATTACTGTGCCAGAGAGACCATGTGGAGCTGGAGAGACCAGATGGACTTGGAGGGATCACATGGTACTTAAGAGACCATGTAGAGATGGAGCCTGGACAGCTCCCACTCTTCCAGGCTTCCCCAGAGGCACCAAACATGAGAGTCAAGAGCTCTTGGGTGTGCAGCCCCAGCAACGTAAGTGACTTCAGGTGAGATCAGCAGAAGTGCCAGGCTGAGCCCAGCCCAGACAgcagaattacaaagaaataaatggctgCTAAGTTCTGTAATTGTAAACagccatttgtttgtttgtaatgATAGGTAACTGATACAGAAATAGTATTTTTCCTCCTGCCTCTTAAGCTTTTAATTTTCCTAGGTGTGCTTTTCATTGTACCTATTCTGCTTGGGGTCTGCTGAGCTTCTAGAATCTGTAGGCTACCTTTCATCCATTTTGGAACATTCTAGCCCATTTCTTCAAATATCACTTCTGCCCAATTCTGTTACTTCTCTATCTCCCAGACCCTAATTATATGTATGTTAGATCTTTGGAGTTTTTCCATCGTTTCTTATGCTCTTATGAATCCCCACACTCCCTTATTTTCTCTGTGGTTCTGTCTGCATATTTTTCTAGTTCACCAATTCTGGGCTGTGCTCTGTTCAATCTGTTATTAAACCCATTCAATGAGTTTTCattactctatttttaaattctagaatgcttatctgatttttaaaatagtttctagtTCCCTGGTGAAAAGGTACTTCTTTTCATctgctttcttcatcttttcccttatttttgtgaatatattaattGTAGTTATCGTAAAGTCCTTGTCTACTGAGTATAATATCTCTATTATCTGTAAATCTGCTCCTGTTGTCTACATTTTGCCTTGTTATCAACCATACCTTCTAGCTTCTTTGCATatctagtatttttttctaaaaattgtattCTGGTCTTTCTGTATAAAAGAACCACAGCAGCtccagatattaaaatatttcatcaggGCAGTTTTTCCCTTCATTCTATTAGGCAAAGAAGTTGTAAGACTCATCAACTCATTCCTGCCCGATAATGAGTTAGGTTGGGGCATGCAGTTTGGCAAGACTCAGTCTGTCTGGGTCATTCCTGTTCCTTAGTTGTGGCACACCAGGGATTCTGATTATTAACTAAGCTAGACCTAATTAGACCTAATGCTAGATTAGGAACTA
The genomic region above belongs to Papio anubis isolate 15944 chromosome 12, Panubis1.0, whole genome shotgun sequence and contains:
- the LOC101024742 gene encoding LOW QUALITY PROTEIN: peptidyl-prolyl cis-trans isomerase A (The sequence of the model RefSeq protein was modified relative to this genomic sequence to represent the inferred CDS: substituted 1 base at 1 genomic stop codon), whose amino-acid sequence is MVIPTVPFSIINSKPLGDIFQLFADTFPKTGENFHTLNNKDKGFGYXDSCFHRIIPEFICQGDDFTHHNGIEGKSIYGDKFDKNFIMKHTGLGILSMANAGPKTNGSQFFICTAMAKWLDGKHVIFGKVKEGMHIVEAMECFGSRNGKTSKKITIANCRQL